Proteins encoded by one window of Luteimonas yindakuii:
- a CDS encoding sensor histidine kinase — translation MSTLRSRWFTPAADSLLARTLRRGRPAWSEAVHVLWSAWVFVTPAFSPYGYDGRWWLLTALSYPVFLWLYARVLLAPAHAAWRYALGMVVLSLALLPWYPSGMSYFVFGCVFLHVSRARTSVPELVALLLLNIVFLGWAVVLGYPWQAIVWMPVVTVIVGLIVHVERLNEARDASLQLSQEEVRRLAATAERERIGRDLHDLLGHTLSMVALKSDLAARLVDRDPAAAKREIEEVARGARDALGQVRRAVSGIRAAGLAAELASARLLLEADGVAFDYSLDTDMAQAILSPLVETTLALTVREAATNVHRHARATHARATFAIEDGHAVLCIDDDGRGGVFKAGNGLAGMRERVQAVGGRLVVRGDAGCRVEVRVPLAQPQATEADAASQPDAVAAFPAHASHLDAGVERDQ, via the coding sequence ATGTCGACACTCCGATCCCGATGGTTCACCCCGGCCGCCGATTCGTTGCTGGCGCGGACGCTGCGGCGCGGGCGGCCGGCATGGTCGGAAGCCGTGCACGTGCTGTGGTCGGCGTGGGTATTCGTGACCCCGGCCTTCTCGCCGTATGGCTACGACGGGCGCTGGTGGCTGCTGACGGCGCTGTCGTATCCGGTGTTCCTGTGGCTGTACGCACGCGTGCTGCTGGCGCCCGCGCATGCGGCGTGGCGTTACGCGCTGGGCATGGTCGTGCTGTCCCTGGCGTTGCTGCCCTGGTATCCGTCGGGGATGAGCTACTTCGTGTTCGGCTGCGTGTTCCTGCACGTGTCGCGTGCGCGGACCTCGGTCCCCGAGCTGGTGGCCCTGCTGCTGCTCAACATCGTGTTCCTGGGCTGGGCCGTCGTGCTCGGCTACCCGTGGCAGGCGATCGTGTGGATGCCGGTGGTGACCGTCATCGTCGGCCTGATCGTGCACGTCGAACGCCTCAACGAGGCCCGCGACGCGTCGCTGCAGCTGTCGCAGGAGGAAGTGCGCAGGCTGGCCGCGACCGCCGAGCGCGAACGCATCGGCCGTGACCTGCACGACCTGCTCGGCCATACGCTGTCGATGGTGGCATTGAAATCCGATCTCGCCGCGCGCCTGGTGGATCGCGACCCGGCCGCGGCGAAGCGCGAGATCGAGGAGGTCGCCCGCGGTGCGCGCGATGCGCTGGGCCAGGTGCGGCGCGCGGTCAGTGGCATCCGCGCGGCCGGCCTCGCCGCGGAGCTCGCATCGGCGCGGCTGCTGCTGGAAGCCGATGGCGTGGCGTTCGACTACAGCCTCGATACCGATATGGCGCAGGCGATCCTGTCGCCGCTGGTGGAAACCACGCTCGCGCTGACCGTGCGCGAGGCCGCCACCAACGTGCACCGCCACGCGCGTGCGACGCATGCCCGCGCCACGTTCGCGATCGAGGATGGGCACGCAGTGCTGTGCATCGACGACGACGGGCGGGGTGGCGTGTTCAAGGCCGGCAACGGCCTCGCCGGCATGCGCGAGCGTGTGCAGGCGGTCGGCGGTCGCCTGGTGGTGCGTGGGGATGCGGGCTGCCGGGTGGAAGTACGGGTGCCACTGGCGCAGCCGCAGGCGACGGAAGCCGACGCGGCGTCGCAGCCGGATGCGGTGGCCGCGTTTCCAGCACACGCATCGCACCTGGATGCCGGTGTGGAGCGCGACCAGTAG
- a CDS encoding response regulator transcription factor: protein MPIRILLAEDQALLRGALAALLRMEPDFDVVAECADGESAWVELQRHQPDVLVTDIEMPGLTGLELAARVQRHGLPVRVVIVTTFARAGYLRRALDAGVAGYLLKDAPANELAQALRQVHRGGRAIDPQLALEAWSEPDPLGERERQALRLAGEGLSAGEIASRMNLSTGTVRNYLSEAIGKLGVGNRIEAYRLARQKGWL, encoded by the coding sequence ATGCCGATCCGCATCCTGCTGGCAGAAGACCAGGCGCTGCTGCGTGGCGCACTCGCCGCACTGCTGCGGATGGAACCCGACTTCGACGTGGTGGCCGAATGTGCCGATGGCGAGTCGGCCTGGGTGGAACTGCAGCGCCATCAGCCGGATGTGCTGGTGACCGACATCGAGATGCCCGGACTGACCGGCCTGGAACTGGCCGCGCGGGTGCAGCGCCACGGATTGCCGGTGCGGGTGGTGATCGTCACCACCTTCGCGCGTGCCGGTTACCTGCGGCGCGCGCTGGATGCCGGCGTCGCCGGTTACCTGCTGAAGGACGCGCCGGCCAACGAGCTTGCGCAGGCACTGCGGCAGGTGCACCGCGGCGGCCGTGCGATCGATCCACAGCTGGCACTGGAAGCGTGGTCGGAGCCCGATCCGCTCGGCGAACGCGAGCGCCAGGCGCTGCGGCTGGCGGGCGAGGGGCTGTCGGCCGGCGAGATCGCGTCGCGGATGAACCTGTCCACCGGCACCGTGCGCAATTACCTGTCGGAGGCGATCGGCAAGCTCGGGGTTGGCAACCGCATCGAGGCGTATCGCCTGGCACGTCAGAAGGGCTGGCTGTAG
- a CDS encoding zinc-finger domain-containing protein, with the protein MSAAHPHSAQAHPGQANAERRYEVSRSELPLSCPLPAMALWDSHPRVYLPIESEGGKADCPYCGAHFVLVD; encoded by the coding sequence ATGTCCGCAGCCCATCCCCATTCCGCGCAGGCCCATCCCGGGCAGGCCAACGCCGAGCGCCGTTACGAGGTCAGCCGCAGCGAACTGCCGCTGAGCTGCCCGTTGCCGGCGATGGCGCTGTGGGACTCGCATCCGCGCGTCTACCTGCCGATCGAGTCCGAAGGCGGCAAGGCGGACTGCCCGTATTGCGGCGCGCATTTCGTCCTCGTCGACTGA